CGTGGATCGCTTATTCAATCACGCAAGCTCGCCGTCGACAAATCAGCAGCCGGAGCCCACGAGGGACCCCGACCCAGTCTACTCTAAACCTCCCTTCTTCAATTATCCGATCGAAGCAGCACTCCAATTCGTCCTCTAAGCTTCCTTCGCTATCCCGCTTACTTGGTGCCGCGGCCATGTCGCCCTCGTTGTACAAGCAGCTGggcctgggcggcggcggcgccggctcccCCGTCTCGCCCAcccacctcctcctgctcgtcctcggcgccgccttcctcgCTCTCACCGTCTTCGTCATCCACCCCAACGACTTCCGCCTCCaatccttcttctcccccgccgccaccaactGCGCCCACCAacctgccgccaccgccaccgcgaCCTTCCTTCCCACGAAGCCCTCTTCCTCGCCACCGGCGAGCACGGACGCCGCcacctccccgccgccggtgcgCGTGCTGATCGGCATCCAGACGACGCCATCCAAATACGAGCGACGCAACCTGCTCCGCACGGTCTACTCCCTCCAGATCCGCGAGCacccgcacctcgccgccgccatcgacaTACGCTTCGTCCTCTGCAACGTCACCTCCGCCACCGACTCCACCCTCGTCTCCCTCGAGTCCCTCCTAAACCGCGAcgtgctcctcctcgactGCGCCGAGAACATGGACGGCGGCAAGACCTACGACTTCTtctccgccgtcgcccgcAACCCCCCTTCCACGCCCCCTCCCGACTACGTCATGAAGGCCGACGACG
The Brachypodium distachyon strain Bd21 chromosome 2, Brachypodium_distachyon_v3.0, whole genome shotgun sequence genome window above contains:
- the LOC100836762 gene encoding beta-1,3-galactosyltransferase pvg3 — protein: MSPSLYKQLGLGGGGAGSPVSPTHLLLLVLGAAFLALTVFVIHPNDFRLQSFFSPAATNCAHQPAATATATFLPTKPSSSPPASTDAATSPPPVRVLIGIQTTPSKYERRNLLRTVYSLQIREHPHLAAAIDIRFVLCNVTSATDSTLVSLESLLNRDVLLLDCAENMDGGKTYDFFSAVARNPPSTPPPDYVMKADDDTYLRLPALLAWLSAASRADAYLGLQMPCDTENFYPFPPFMSGMGYALSWDLVSWVAESEVSRRDRVGPEDMWTGRWLNVAGKAKNRYDGAPRMYNYRGASPASCFRRDFRPDTIAVHMLKDNGRWAETLAYFNASAVIEPEYSGRRDRRLP